The following proteins are co-located in the Fibrobacter sp. UWB15 genome:
- a CDS encoding ATP-binding protein, whose amino-acid sequence MIQRKIDNYLVDFYAKYKKALLVTGARQIGKTSSIREFGKKHFKHFVEINFLESPAAKAIFDGTDTSDILLRLSAYTETKLVKNETLIFLDEIQECPNAVTAIKFLVEEGSYRYVMSGSLLGVELKDIRSLPVGFLSIKEMFPLDLEEFANAVGVQPEVLKSIHSAFANKTEVDALVHEKMMAIFRLYMVIGGMPAAVAEYLESNNIQNVVEIQQSIIELYKKDIAKYDPKNKLYLNEIFDLIPPELNNQNKRFILKKLNENLKFSHYENSFIWLKEAGVAIPVYNVDEPKIPLLLSRSRNLFKLFLNDVGLLTCQYANGIQLKILNGDPDINFGSVYENVAATELRAHGFDLYYFNSKKQGELDFVIEQNGNVLPIEIKSGKDYKRHNALKNVMETTNYAIKQAVVFCNDNIRAKDNILYCPIYMLMFLSNEKIVLGTYKIDLNGLESRV is encoded by the coding sequence ATGATTCAACGCAAAATAGACAACTATTTAGTCGATTTCTACGCCAAGTACAAGAAGGCCTTGCTTGTTACAGGTGCAAGGCAAATCGGCAAGACCAGCTCGATCCGGGAATTTGGAAAAAAGCATTTCAAGCATTTCGTTGAAATCAATTTCCTGGAGTCGCCCGCCGCCAAGGCGATATTTGACGGCACCGACACTTCCGACATTCTGCTCCGTCTGTCGGCATACACCGAAACGAAGCTGGTCAAGAACGAAACCCTGATTTTCCTGGACGAAATCCAGGAATGTCCGAACGCAGTCACGGCAATCAAGTTCCTTGTCGAGGAAGGCTCGTACCGTTACGTCATGAGCGGTTCGCTTCTTGGAGTGGAACTCAAGGACATCCGTTCCCTGCCGGTCGGTTTTTTGAGCATCAAGGAAATGTTCCCTCTAGACCTGGAGGAATTTGCGAATGCGGTAGGCGTGCAGCCGGAAGTCCTGAAATCTATCCACTCTGCTTTCGCAAATAAAACCGAAGTTGATGCGCTTGTCCATGAAAAAATGATGGCAATCTTTCGCCTGTATATGGTTATCGGCGGAATGCCCGCCGCAGTCGCGGAGTATCTGGAATCAAACAACATCCAGAATGTCGTAGAAATTCAGCAAAGCATTATTGAGTTATACAAGAAGGATATTGCCAAATACGACCCCAAGAACAAGTTGTATCTGAACGAAATCTTCGACTTGATTCCGCCGGAACTGAACAACCAGAACAAGAGATTTATCCTGAAAAAACTGAACGAGAATCTCAAGTTCTCGCATTACGAAAATTCCTTTATCTGGTTAAAAGAAGCGGGCGTGGCGATCCCTGTTTATAATGTAGATGAACCCAAAATACCCCTGTTGCTTTCGCGTTCGCGGAACCTATTCAAGTTGTTCCTGAACGATGTCGGATTGCTCACCTGCCAATATGCAAACGGAATCCAGCTGAAAATTTTGAACGGCGACCCCGATATCAATTTCGGCTCTGTTTATGAAAATGTCGCCGCGACCGAACTCAGGGCGCACGGCTTTGATCTTTATTATTTCAACAGCAAGAAGCAGGGCGAACTGGATTTTGTCATTGAACAGAACGGGAATGTACTCCCTATAGAAATCAAGTCAGGCAAGGATTACAAGCGACACAATGCCCTAAAGAATGTTATGGAGACGACCAACTACGCAATTAAGCAGGCAGTGGTGTTTTGCAATGACAACATCCGTGCGAAAGACAACATTTTATACTGTCCCATTTACATGCTCATGTTCTTGAGCAACGAAAAGATTGTTTTGGGAACGTATAAGATAGATTTAAACGGCTTAGAGTCGCGCGTATAA
- a CDS encoding ankyrin repeat domain-containing protein, with translation MDRPISTKKQFEGIFYKKRTIMKIRMKFNPSYPTLGRQLQIIARVLDTDSVPGITKKLEHLANDPSINLDSLIDAIEQVFKLPFEYPKVCSGSIASIYNICEEFIQQLKEDFFIINQTNINRWPPETFPNRNELYKSFIPFICGTIYAFVKELFKDDNFTNRILLTETPLQDGLNTILKKCPQFIDCFHNTERDKVQRWLAGKQLPNMGNLFDVINKAKDVLGCHYILCCEIAFASQLLQKTAEIAEPVYKIQDYFKSLIENSSSNSEDFKYDNIHLGKCSLLQKHFICAQDGVRYCAQQNPPTTILALEQFARVCATLQINSIAVEWRFNLLWVLSLIYEGKFDEALETLKTVMPNLFYTTDIIHTAIYVIDPEKKKGRSFFHIALALGAICEDRPFLKMMKTYGIVFGLFGKPMEVIKESYNKFPYVNKDSRSIDVIVEDWEVEQWANDFFILFSEKDVKNIDSIKDKKTDVHLPLFFEEGKIPKIPVKPYKTPFKISWKTYPQLVWFTQMNDVDAVKTLLDANVDVNALSSSGESALLFAIESMVYNTIPFKPKEGKEMFYLIASHPHDRKTLLTPTNKKKLTCLGQAILTGEVDVVQKLIEMGADVNQIQSTDQQSPFYRAVQYSSMSNIIDYHQNPRSWTPEMLDGIRRGNEFFRNMTNEEVYRSMLLQKNNPMLEQAKQWVAQYFKEQRQKCLSKEKMFSIAKILLENGADPNQRHDVNGLIGYTPLMMAAEKNLIDLFELMIKHGGNPNQTARDTGPYSSTISCWEIAYSWKSNSILKYLEENRDRFK, from the coding sequence ATGGACCGTCCAATCTCCACAAAAAAACAATTTGAAGGTATTTTTTATAAAAAAAGGACAATTATGAAAATACGAATGAAATTTAATCCATCTTATCCTACGCTGGGTCGGCAATTACAAATCATAGCTCGTGTATTAGACACAGATTCAGTTCCGGGTATCACTAAAAAATTAGAACACCTTGCCAACGATCCAAGTATCAATCTTGATTCACTGATAGATGCAATAGAACAAGTATTTAAATTACCATTTGAGTATCCAAAAGTTTGTTCCGGCTCCATCGCTTCTATCTATAACATATGCGAGGAATTCATTCAGCAGTTAAAAGAAGATTTTTTCATCATCAATCAAACGAATATTAATAGATGGCCTCCCGAAACCTTCCCTAATAGAAATGAATTGTATAAATCTTTTATCCCCTTTATCTGCGGAACGATTTATGCCTTTGTCAAAGAACTATTCAAGGATGATAATTTTACAAATAGAATCCTATTGACGGAAACGCCTCTCCAGGACGGACTCAATACTATTTTGAAGAAGTGTCCGCAGTTTATTGATTGCTTTCACAATACTGAACGAGATAAAGTCCAGCGATGGCTTGCGGGCAAGCAACTTCCCAATATGGGAAATCTATTTGACGTCATCAATAAAGCAAAGGATGTTCTTGGATGTCATTACATACTGTGCTGTGAAATTGCATTTGCTTCGCAACTTCTGCAAAAAACAGCCGAAATTGCTGAACCGGTATACAAGATTCAAGATTATTTCAAATCGCTAATTGAAAATTCCTCTTCAAATAGCGAAGATTTCAAGTATGACAATATTCATCTTGGAAAATGTTCTCTACTACAAAAACACTTTATTTGTGCACAAGATGGTGTACGATATTGCGCACAACAAAATCCACCAACAACTATCCTTGCTTTAGAGCAATTCGCAAGAGTTTGTGCCACACTGCAAATCAACAGTATTGCCGTAGAATGGCGGTTTAATCTCCTTTGGGTATTGTCCCTAATTTATGAAGGTAAATTTGATGAAGCATTAGAGACGCTTAAGACCGTTATGCCCAACCTTTTTTATACAACTGATATAATTCATACAGCTATTTATGTAATAGACCCCGAAAAAAAGAAAGGGCGCAGTTTTTTCCATATTGCCTTAGCCTTAGGAGCAATTTGCGAAGATCGGCCTTTTTTAAAAATGATGAAAACCTATGGTATTGTTTTTGGACTATTCGGGAAACCGATGGAAGTCATCAAAGAATCCTATAATAAATTTCCTTACGTCAACAAAGATTCGCGAAGTATAGATGTTATCGTAGAAGATTGGGAAGTTGAACAATGGGCAAATGACTTTTTTATTCTGTTTTCAGAAAAGGATGTAAAAAACATTGACTCAATAAAAGATAAGAAAACAGATGTACATTTGCCATTATTCTTCGAAGAAGGGAAAATCCCAAAAATTCCTGTAAAACCTTACAAGACGCCTTTTAAAATATCATGGAAGACTTATCCGCAGTTAGTATGGTTTACACAAATGAATGATGTTGATGCAGTAAAAACTCTGCTTGATGCAAATGTTGATGTTAATGCGTTATCCTCTTCTGGCGAATCAGCTCTGTTGTTTGCCATCGAGAGCATGGTTTATAATACCATCCCATTTAAACCTAAAGAAGGCAAGGAAATGTTCTATTTAATAGCGTCTCATCCCCATGATCGAAAGACTCTCCTTACCCCAACCAACAAAAAGAAATTAACCTGTCTCGGTCAAGCTATATTGACTGGAGAAGTTGATGTCGTTCAAAAACTAATTGAAATGGGAGCCGATGTAAACCAGATTCAATCAACAGATCAGCAAAGCCCTTTTTATAGGGCCGTTCAATACAGTTCAATGTCAAATATAATTGATTATCATCAAAATCCGCGTTCCTGGACGCCCGAAATGCTAGATGGCATAAGACGAGGAAACGAGTTCTTTAGAAATATGACAAATGAAGAGGTTTATCGTTCTATGCTTTTGCAAAAAAACAACCCCATGTTAGAACAAGCTAAACAGTGGGTGGCTCAATATTTCAAAGAACAGCGACAAAAATGTTTATCTAAAGAGAAAATGTTCTCTATTGCTAAAATACTTCTAGAGAATGGAGCGGACCCAAACCAAAGACACGACGTCAATGGTCTTATTGGTTACACCCCCCTTATGATGGCGGCAGAAAAGAATTTAATTGATCTATTTGAATTAATGATAAAGCATGGCGGAAATCCAAACCAAACAGCACGAGACACAGGCCCATACAGTTCAACAATTTCATGCTGGGAAATAGCATATTCTTGGAAGTCAAATTCTATTCTCAAGTATCTTGAAGAAAATCGAGATCGATTCAAGTAA
- a CDS encoding AAA domain-containing protein, whose protein sequence is MCTAVNYLHALEKEIELRLNGYQTCVAVPDYIGPKEYTDESGTHYKYVYEIKESDRTNASFEDISRSFEKAIECYQVPEQEVPKAQLLPENLLSIFTSEVQFDSITKKKRFFIVLDKKIKDKHLLCLPPSTIQIAAEISVMEHVSGIRANLSEIVRNEVASFEERHAIPKVIPSALQSLLQTENMQLPTFEPQILEDGEYEILKDNKRSGNKEQRQFVCNVLSTPDYTIKEGPAGSGKTTSILETIIQLVKKGKRILLVASTNVAVDNILERLKVHLDKACVMRYGDNDNDRISPDGKKFILGKNFSKTEAKALQNRIQNKPEDNRTAEQQFLLDNCDPKDNEMFYNIIQENVPIVAGTTFGAALAEMEKLRSKGQTEAPFDYMVLDEASKTTVQEFLVPAVLCKHWIIVGDIKQLSPYVNDDDIAENLQICYPEDVDKRNEYTVASDSLLASSGKGFRQTVVLVEKENEKDSYLPYLYRKYAKENDILFADADKQEDIEILPYATIIVGSLKAFENHRDTLSLRITTVRPARDKKSGHILNEEKMQEWVSIARYNREVLFERYDENKPKEWHNEVAWRLIRMFEQRDNKVNADRSTIARLQEEIDKLIPISDKENCKKNLHIFEQIYLPSCMELLLKGYGEYKDLALFRGIPKEMLDQRRIQLSFQHRCHMDIAKLASDEFYDGKAMRSEHMKGEREWDYHRFGNKHNHWENIKGRCDHKNRNKAEQIWIKKELEKFRDFAKAKPNKKGKWSVAVLSFYKEQAEELKKICQCVFKDSGKFVTYSAGSVDSFQGHEADIVFLSYSNQCPTCFIGAPNRLNVAITRARYMMVHVGNWRAMSKGQGALGRIVQKLKNVTHNL, encoded by the coding sequence ATGTGTACAGCAGTCAATTATCTCCACGCATTGGAGAAAGAAATCGAACTCCGTCTAAACGGATACCAAACATGCGTAGCCGTTCCTGATTACATCGGTCCAAAGGAATACACCGACGAATCTGGAACACACTACAAATATGTTTATGAAATAAAAGAATCGGACCGCACAAACGCTTCATTCGAAGATATCAGCCGTTCCTTCGAAAAGGCAATAGAGTGTTACCAGGTCCCAGAGCAGGAAGTTCCCAAGGCTCAGTTACTTCCAGAAAACCTGTTAAGTATTTTCACCAGCGAGGTTCAATTTGATTCCATAACGAAAAAGAAACGATTTTTCATCGTTCTGGATAAAAAAATCAAGGACAAGCATCTTCTATGCCTTCCGCCCAGCACAATCCAAATCGCGGCCGAAATATCGGTAATGGAACATGTTAGCGGAATACGCGCCAATTTAAGCGAAATCGTCCGTAACGAAGTCGCTTCGTTTGAAGAAAGACACGCTATTCCCAAAGTCATTCCATCTGCATTGCAATCCCTTTTACAGACAGAAAATATGCAGTTACCAACGTTTGAGCCTCAAATTTTGGAAGATGGCGAATATGAGATTCTAAAGGACAACAAACGTTCCGGCAATAAAGAGCAGCGTCAATTTGTGTGTAACGTTCTGTCAACACCTGATTACACGATTAAAGAGGGACCTGCAGGTTCGGGAAAAACAACATCCATTTTGGAAACAATTATCCAGTTGGTAAAAAAGGGGAAACGTATTTTACTGGTCGCCTCTACCAATGTGGCCGTTGACAACATCCTTGAACGCTTGAAGGTGCATTTGGACAAAGCCTGCGTGATGCGCTACGGCGATAACGATAATGACAGAATTAGCCCAGACGGTAAGAAATTCATTCTTGGAAAGAATTTCTCCAAAACTGAGGCCAAAGCCCTTCAAAACCGTATCCAAAACAAACCAGAAGATAATCGTACTGCAGAGCAGCAATTCTTACTGGATAACTGCGATCCCAAAGATAACGAGATGTTTTACAACATCATCCAAGAAAACGTCCCAATTGTAGCGGGCACTACTTTTGGAGCGGCGCTTGCAGAAATGGAAAAACTTCGCTCAAAAGGCCAAACAGAAGCTCCCTTTGACTACATGGTTCTTGATGAAGCTTCCAAGACAACTGTTCAGGAATTTCTGGTACCGGCAGTTCTTTGTAAGCACTGGATTATTGTTGGTGACATCAAGCAGTTATCTCCTTATGTAAACGATGATGATATTGCCGAAAATCTTCAGATTTGCTATCCGGAGGATGTCGATAAACGAAATGAATATACCGTCGCATCGGATTCTCTGCTAGCCTCATCGGGGAAAGGTTTCCGTCAAACAGTGGTTCTTGTGGAGAAGGAAAACGAAAAAGACTCCTACTTGCCTTATCTATACCGCAAATACGCCAAGGAAAACGACATCCTCTTCGCCGATGCGGATAAACAGGAGGACATTGAAATTCTTCCCTACGCAACGATTATTGTCGGCTCCTTAAAAGCGTTTGAGAATCACCGCGATACACTCTCTCTTCGCATTACAACAGTGCGCCCAGCCCGTGACAAGAAAAGTGGACATATTCTGAACGAAGAAAAAATGCAAGAATGGGTAAGCATAGCCCGCTATAATCGCGAAGTCCTTTTTGAACGCTATGATGAAAACAAACCGAAGGAATGGCATAATGAAGTAGCGTGGCGTCTTATCCGCATGTTTGAACAGCGCGACAACAAGGTGAATGCAGACCGCAGTACTATAGCCCGCCTACAAGAGGAAATCGATAAACTGATTCCCATTAGCGACAAGGAAAACTGCAAAAAGAACCTGCATATTTTTGAGCAGATTTACCTTCCTTCTTGCATGGAGCTGTTGCTCAAGGGATACGGCGAATACAAGGACTTGGCCCTATTCCGCGGCATTCCCAAGGAAATGCTGGACCAACGCCGCATACAGCTTTCATTTCAGCACCGTTGCCATATGGATATCGCAAAACTAGCCTCCGACGAGTTTTACGATGGAAAGGCTATGCGTTCAGAACACATGAAAGGTGAGCGCGAGTGGGATTACCACCGCTTTGGAAATAAGCACAACCACTGGGAAAACATCAAGGGCCGCTGCGACCACAAGAACCGCAACAAAGCTGAACAGATATGGATTAAAAAAGAACTTGAAAAGTTCCGTGATTTCGCTAAAGCAAAGCCAAATAAAAAAGGAAAGTGGTCTGTAGCAGTGCTATCGTTCTATAAAGAACAGGCAGAAGAACTGAAAAAAATCTGCCAGTGCGTATTCAAGGACAGCGGTAAGTTCGTCACCTACAGCGCAGGCTCCGTTGATTCTTTCCAGGGCCACGAAGCCGACATCGTATTCCTTAGCTACAGCAACCAATGTCCCACCTGTTTTATAGGCGCACCAAACCGCCTAAACGTAGCAATCACTCGTGCCCGCTACATGATGGTTCATGTAGGCAACTGGCGCGCGATGAGCAAGGGGCAAGGCGCTCTCGGACGTATCGTCCAAAAACTCAAAAATGTAACCCACAACCTCTAA
- a CDS encoding 1-deoxy-D-xylulose-5-phosphate synthase, with protein MLMEKIASPADVKKMDTESLKALAAEIRTALINKISHCGGHLGPNLGIVEATIALHYVFESPKDKIVYDVSHQSYTHKILTGRAEAFLNPEKYWSVTGYTEPCESEHDHFMIGHTSTSVSLALGLATARDIKGEKGNVIAVIGDGSLSGGEAFEGLDNAGEYATNFIVVVNDNEMSIAENHGGLYGSLAELRKTKGKSENNYFKSLGFDYLYVEQGNDIESLIAAFKQVKDSTKPVVVHIHTLKGKGYSYAENAKESFHWAAPFDIPTGVVNWGNGESYGAILGEYLMKKIKADPKVVVIHSAVPAGIGFFAEQRKAAGKQFIDVGIAEEHAVALASGLAKGGAKPVYSTHSTFIQRTYDQLSQDLCANNNPATLLITMSGADGMNDTTHLCIFDIAMMSNIPNLVYLCPTCVEEAIAMMDYAIDQTEHPMAIRIPNEVAHRNVAFDKDYSKLNTYKVDKRGSKVALIGLGSYYGLAEEVAAELAKQEIDATIINPRFATGIDCEVLDGLRADHQVVVTLENGVIDGGFGEKIARFYGNSDMRVLVKGLKKEFYDKVPYGELMEKNRLTPKQIVEDVKSALE; from the coding sequence ATGCTGATGGAAAAAATTGCATCCCCTGCTGATGTGAAAAAGATGGACACAGAAAGCCTCAAGGCACTCGCGGCAGAAATCCGCACAGCCCTCATCAACAAGATTTCACATTGCGGCGGACACCTGGGCCCGAACCTCGGCATTGTAGAAGCAACCATCGCCTTGCATTACGTTTTTGAATCGCCCAAAGACAAGATTGTCTACGATGTAAGCCACCAGAGCTACACGCACAAGATTTTGACAGGCCGCGCCGAAGCGTTCCTGAATCCGGAAAAATACTGGAGCGTCACGGGCTACACCGAACCCTGCGAAAGCGAACACGACCATTTCATGATTGGCCACACCTCGACTTCCGTGAGCCTTGCACTCGGGCTTGCAACCGCCCGCGATATCAAGGGCGAAAAGGGCAACGTCATCGCCGTCATCGGTGACGGTTCCCTGAGCGGGGGCGAAGCATTCGAAGGCCTCGACAACGCAGGCGAATACGCCACCAACTTTATCGTGGTGGTGAACGATAACGAAATGTCCATCGCCGAAAACCATGGCGGCCTTTACGGGAGCCTCGCGGAACTCCGCAAAACGAAGGGCAAGAGCGAAAACAATTACTTCAAGAGCCTCGGATTCGACTACCTGTATGTAGAACAAGGTAACGACATCGAATCGCTTATCGCCGCATTCAAGCAAGTGAAGGATTCTACAAAGCCCGTGGTCGTGCATATTCACACGCTCAAGGGCAAAGGCTACAGCTACGCCGAAAACGCGAAGGAAAGTTTCCACTGGGCCGCCCCCTTCGACATTCCCACCGGTGTCGTGAACTGGGGCAACGGCGAATCTTACGGTGCAATCCTTGGCGAATACCTGATGAAGAAAATCAAGGCCGACCCGAAAGTCGTCGTAATCCATTCCGCGGTTCCTGCAGGCATCGGCTTCTTTGCCGAGCAGCGCAAAGCGGCGGGCAAGCAGTTCATTGACGTGGGCATCGCCGAAGAGCACGCCGTCGCACTCGCATCCGGACTCGCGAAGGGCGGCGCAAAGCCCGTGTACAGCACGCACAGCACGTTTATCCAGCGCACCTACGACCAGCTCTCACAGGACCTGTGCGCAAACAATAACCCGGCCACACTGCTCATTACCATGTCCGGCGCCGACGGCATGAATGACACCACGCACCTCTGCATTTTCGACATCGCGATGATGAGCAACATCCCGAACCTGGTGTACCTCTGCCCCACCTGCGTCGAAGAAGCCATCGCCATGATGGATTATGCCATTGACCAGACAGAACACCCGATGGCCATCCGCATCCCGAACGAAGTCGCGCATAGGAATGTTGCATTCGACAAGGATTACTCCAAGTTGAACACATACAAAGTAGACAAGCGCGGAAGCAAGGTTGCGCTCATCGGTCTCGGCAGTTACTATGGCCTCGCCGAAGAAGTCGCCGCGGAACTTGCCAAGCAGGAGATCGACGCAACCATCATCAACCCGCGATTTGCCACGGGCATCGACTGCGAAGTGTTAGACGGGCTGCGCGCCGACCACCAGGTTGTCGTAACCCTCGAAAACGGCGTCATCGATGGTGGCTTTGGCGAAAAGATCGCCCGCTTCTACGGCAACAGCGACATGCGCGTACTCGTGAAAGGCCTCAAGAAGGAATTCTACGACAAGGTTCCCTATGGTGAACTCATGGAAAAGAACCGCCTCACGCCCAAGCAGATTGTGGAGGATGTGAAATCGGCGCTGGAGTAG
- a CDS encoding anaerobic C4-dicarboxylate transporter, with amino-acid sequence MTLMIIQLLIVLLALYVGSRYGSLALGAISGIGLAILVLGFGLQPGKPPTDVIYIIIAAVTCAGILQASGGMDWLIQIAERLLRKHPNHITILAPLCTFFLTVLVGTGHVVYTLMPIICDISLKKGIRPERPCGVASVASQVGITCSPIAAAVASFVIISNANGFNINNLQVIAITIPACLCGIMAAAAVSYKRGLDLDKDPAFQARLKDPQMKEYMYGNTASVLDKEVSKEAKRAVFIFLGALAVIVFFSIMQIAGHDIRPKFPTGKVIDGVAQMKPLAMNIIIQIVMITAAAFMVIFCKAAPKKAVAGAVWQSGMVAVVAIYGIAWLADTYFANYMDVMQSGLKDIVQHYPWAIAFAFFAVSVLINSQGAVVVAMLPLAYSLGIEGPVLLGVLPSVYGYFFIPNYPSDIATVNFDRSGTTVIGKYLLNHSFMRPGMVSVIVSTIVGTILVKIFY; translated from the coding sequence ATGACCCTCATGATTATCCAGCTCTTGATTGTACTATTGGCACTTTACGTGGGCTCGCGTTACGGGAGCCTCGCCCTCGGCGCAATTTCGGGAATCGGTCTTGCGATTCTCGTGCTCGGCTTCGGCCTGCAACCCGGCAAACCGCCTACCGATGTCATTTACATCATCATCGCGGCGGTGACCTGCGCAGGCATTCTGCAGGCATCGGGCGGCATGGATTGGCTGATCCAGATTGCGGAGCGCCTGTTGCGCAAGCATCCGAACCACATCACGATTTTGGCTCCGCTCTGCACGTTCTTCCTCACGGTTCTCGTAGGCACCGGCCACGTGGTTTACACCCTCATGCCAATTATCTGCGACATCTCACTCAAGAAGGGCATCCGTCCGGAACGCCCCTGCGGCGTGGCCTCCGTCGCATCGCAGGTCGGCATCACCTGCTCGCCCATTGCAGCAGCCGTCGCCTCGTTCGTGATTATCTCAAACGCAAACGGATTCAACATCAATAACCTGCAGGTCATCGCGATTACGATTCCCGCGTGCCTTTGCGGGATCATGGCCGCGGCAGCCGTCTCGTACAAGCGCGGGCTCGACCTCGACAAGGACCCCGCATTCCAGGCCCGCCTCAAAGACCCGCAGATGAAGGAATACATGTACGGGAATACCGCTTCCGTGCTCGACAAGGAAGTTTCCAAGGAAGCGAAGCGCGCCGTGTTCATTTTCCTCGGTGCTCTCGCCGTCATCGTATTCTTCTCCATTATGCAGATTGCGGGCCACGACATTCGCCCCAAGTTCCCTACAGGTAAAGTAATTGACGGCGTGGCGCAAATGAAGCCGCTCGCCATGAACATCATCATCCAGATTGTAATGATAACGGCCGCGGCGTTCATGGTTATTTTCTGCAAGGCAGCCCCCAAGAAGGCCGTGGCAGGCGCCGTGTGGCAAAGCGGCATGGTCGCCGTCGTCGCCATTTACGGAATCGCATGGCTTGCCGACACCTACTTCGCGAACTACATGGACGTGATGCAGAGCGGTCTCAAAGACATCGTGCAACATTACCCATGGGCAATCGCGTTTGCGTTCTTCGCGGTGAGTGTGCTCATCAACTCGCAGGGCGCGGTGGTGGTTGCCATGCTCCCGCTCGCCTATAGCCTCGGCATCGAAGGCCCTGTGCTCCTGGGCGTGTTACCGAGCGTGTACGGGTATTTCTTTATCCCGAACTACCCCTCGGACATTGCGACCGTGAACTTCGACCGCTCGGGCACCACCGTTATCGGCAAGTATCTATTGAACCACAGTTTCATGCGCCCAGGCATGGTGAGCGTCATCGTCTCGACCATCGTGGGCACAATCTTGGTGAAAATTTTCTACTAG
- the rbr gene encoding rubrerythrin, with translation MANKYAGTQTEKNLQAAFAGESQARNKYTYFASCAKKEGYEQIAELFLKTADNEKEHAKLWFKELDGIGDTAANLKAAADGENYEWTDMYEDFAKTAEAEGFAALAKKFRMVAAIEKRHEERYRALLKNVETAAVFEKSEVKVWECRNCGHIVVGTKAPAACPVCAHPQSFFEVTAENY, from the coding sequence ATGGCAAACAAGTATGCCGGAACCCAGACCGAAAAGAACCTTCAGGCTGCCTTCGCAGGCGAATCCCAGGCTCGCAACAAGTACACCTACTTTGCAAGCTGCGCCAAGAAAGAAGGTTACGAACAGATTGCTGAACTGTTCCTGAAAACCGCAGACAACGAAAAGGAACACGCCAAGCTTTGGTTCAAGGAATTGGACGGTATCGGTGACACCGCTGCTAACCTGAAGGCTGCTGCCGACGGCGAAAACTACGAATGGACCGACATGTACGAAGACTTCGCAAAGACTGCCGAAGCCGAAGGCTTTGCCGCTCTCGCCAAGAAGTTCCGCATGGTCGCCGCAATTGAAAAGCGCCACGAAGAACGCTACCGCGCACTCCTCAAGAACGTGGAGACCGCGGCCGTGTTCGAAAAGAGCGAAGTCAAGGTGTGGGAATGCCGCAACTGCGGTCACATTGTCGTGGGCACCAAGGCTCCGGCCGCATGCCCCGTGTGTGCTCACCCGCAGTCCTTCTTCGAAGTGACCGCTGAAAATTACTAG